In the genome of Vicia villosa cultivar HV-30 ecotype Madison, WI linkage group LG7, Vvil1.0, whole genome shotgun sequence, one region contains:
- the LOC131620247 gene encoding uncharacterized protein LOC131620247, with amino-acid sequence MVFILCAQIAQQITSSQAPGALPSATVTNPREHNNVSAVTTRSGKASEVLEKKVEEEDTLLEVDLEILENKTPPTEEVILKPAVKEKPTEQKPIIKLPFPQRNKKQKQDEKNFQKFVEMFRKLEINIPFSEALDQMPIYAKFMKDIISKKRTTDTDSVILTETCSAILQGMKIPIKKPDRGSVTIPCTIGDRSFKRALIDLGASVSLMPLSIYRKLGIGRVQDTRMTLQFADHSVKKPFGIVEDVLVKVDKFVFPVDFVILEMPEDEEIPLILGRPFLETGRSMIDIENGTMTLKVYDEELKINVRSTMKHKEDVGTNHSVEVINQIVADNIQSSFPESPLERVLFLSTEEMEESDNEKEKEILALLDAQPPWLKSKPHRWEDLRGSPETEDKKENKTGTSSELKQLPVNLKYVFLESGEKCPAIINSELNKKDEEKLIQVLKKHRSAIGWTIEDIKGISPTVCMHKILMEDNQKPVVQPQRRLNPAMKEVVRKEVVKLLDAGLIYPISDSS; translated from the coding sequence ATAGCACAGCAGATCACGAGTTCTCAAGCACCAGGTGCTTTACCAAGTGCAACTGTGACAAATCCAAGAGAGCATAATAATGTGAGTGCAGTAACTACAAGAAGTGGAAAAGCAAGTGAGGTTCTTGAAAAGAAAGTTGAGGAAGAAGATACACTACTTGAAGTGGATttggaaattttagaaaataaaacaccACCAACGGAAGAAGTCATATTGAAGCCAGCTGTGAAGGAAAAGCCCACTGAGCAAAAACCCATAATAAAGCTCCCATTCCCACAAAGGAACAAGAAGCAGAAGCAGGACGAGAAAAACTTTCAGAAGTTTGTAGAAATGTTTAGGAAGTTAGAAATCAACATCCCATTCTCTGAGGCACTCGATCAAATGCCTATttatgccaaattcatgaaggacatcatATCCAAGAAGCGCACCACTGACACTGACTCTGTTAtactaactgaaacttgtagtgctattttgcagggtatgaagattccaATTAAAAAACCAGATAGAGGCTCGGTTACTATAccttgcaccattggagataggTCCTTTAAAAGGGCTCTGATTGATTTGGGGGCTAGTGTGAGCCTTATGCCTTTGTCCATCTACAGGAAACTAGGGATTGGAAGAGTTCAAGACAccagaatgacacttcaatttgCCGATCACTCAGTGAAGAAACCCTTTGGGATTGTTGAAGATGTTCTGGTTAAAGTTGATAAATTTGTTTTTCCTGTTGATTTTGTAATTCTGGAAATGCCAGAAGATGAGGAGATACCCCTGATCTTGGGTAGACCATTTTTAGAGACAGGTAGATCTATGATAGACATTGAGAATGGTACTATGACTCTTAAGGTTTATGATGAGGAGCTGAAAATTAATGTGAGAAGCACTATGAAGCACAAAGAGGATGTAGGTACAAATCACTCAGTGGAAGTGATTAATCAGATAGTAGCCGATAACATTCAGAGTAGTTTTCCAGAATCACCGTTAGAAAGAGTTTTGTTCTTGTCAACTGAGGAGatggaggagagtgataatgagaagGAAAAAGAAATTCTTGCTCTACTTGATGCACAACCACCTTGGTTGAAATCCAAACCACACCGGTGGGAGGATTTAAGAGGTTCACCAGAAACAGAAgataaaaaggaaaacaaaacaggtacaagttcTGAGTTAAAACAACTACCTGttaatcttaaatatgtttttctAGAATCTGGAGAAAAATGTCCTGCTATTATCAATTCTGAgttaaataaaaaagatgaagaaaagttGATACAGGTACTTAAGAAGCACAGGAGTGCTATTGGTTGGACTATCGAGGATATAAAAGGAATTAGCCCCACGGTATGCATGCATAAAATACTGATGGAGGATAACCAGAAACCGGTAGTGCAACCTCAAAGGAGGTTAAATCCAGCAATGAAAGAAGTAGTGAGGAAAGAAGTCGTAAAGTTGTTGGATGCAGGATTAATTTATCCTATTTCAGATAGTTCTTAG